The sequence below is a genomic window from Actinokineospora baliensis.
GCCTCGATGGTGCTCCGCAGCCCCGGGGTGAAGCCCCTGCCGGGCGGGACCATCGGTTTGCGCGTCGATCGACGCTTGTTCCCAGCCTGGTAGACCTGCTCAGCGAGGTGGAAGTAGTCGCTGAACCCGGTCCCGTCCTCGGCTCTGGCCGCCTCGCACGCCTGGCCGAACTCCGGCCGGACCTGGACCCTCGATTTCTCCGGGTTCATTCGCAGCAGCGCCTCGACATCACCATCGATCTCGACCTCGACGCGCGCCAACTGGAGCTTGGCGTGGGGTGCGTGCACACCTTCCCAACCTCCGGGCTGCAGGAGGCGATCCCGCCGGTAGAAGTACATGCCCTGGTATTCGGCGGGACGACCGTTGAGCTTGAACTGCCGAGCGGTGGACCTGGGCGGCCAGATGTGGCAGCGAAAAGTCAGCGTTTGGCCGTCAACGGTCGCCCTGAGGTCCTTGGGGAACCCAGTCGCGCCAGGGCGGAGGTAGCCGAACGGGTTGATTGGTTCCACGGCGATCGGCGATGTGGGACCCGCTGTGCCCGCTTCGTGGACGTCGAAAGTAATAGACACCCGACCGCTTTCGATCAGGCGGTGGAACACGAGCCCGAGGTGATCGCCCGCGGCGGTGACCTTCCGCGAGATGAACCGCTCGACCTGGTCCTTGTCGCGCGTGGCGGGAAAGCCCCCGACTTCGTCCCAGCGGACGATGGTGCCGCTACCCGAGTCGGGCACTCCCCGGTCCTGATCGAGCTCCTGGGCGGCGAACGACTCGGGGACGATGTCGCACAAAAAATGGGTCTTGGCCTCGCCCAGCCGCCAGCGACGGCCGACAGCGACCGCGCCCGCCGCTCGCGACAGCACGGTCAGCTCGCGGGCCTGGCTGAAAGAGGCCGCCTTGAGCCCCAGCCCGAACCAGCCCAGGTCCGCCTCACCATAGGCCCGACGACCACCGACCGTCATCGCCTCATCGATCCGGTCAGGAGCGATCCCACGCCCGTTGTCCACCACGTAGAGCGAGCACAACCGACCCCGGCCACGCACGAAACGGATCAACACGTGGGTGGCGCCCGCGTCGATCGAGTTGTCGACGAGGTCGGCGAGCGCCGTCTCGAACGAGTGGTTCCGACCGATGGCCTCCATCGTCCTTGAGTCCGGAGGCAGCTCCACACTCCCATCAGTGGGCACGCTCTCGATCCACTCGCCTGTCGCCACCTGGTACCCACCCCTCGGACTGATGCTTCTACAGCACCTAATAGGCCCGTTCAGCGGGCGTGTTACACCTGATCATAGCCAAGTAGTGCATGTGTCGACACTCTCAGTCAGCTCGCCCAGGGCGCGCCCCAGGCGGATGACCCACCCGGTAACCCACTGGCCGCCGACCGCACGTCCCAAAGTCAAACGACGATACGAGTACGAGGAGGCGATCCAAGTGATCAGCGTCCAAGCACTACTGATGAAGGTAGGCGGAGCGCTCAAGAATACGGCGCCATCACGATGGAAGCGGCGACACCACCACGCGGCCGTTCCGCGCGCAGGGACCGACAGGCACGTGCTGAACCCAACTCCTCCCTTTCGGGGACACCATCTTGAACGCAGATGTCACCGAGGGATTCTTGACCTCAAGAAGTCAAGCACTTGCCGCCTATCGCTTGCGGCGACCCCGCTTTCTTTCCATCGGGCGAAGGGTGAACTTCTCAGGAGCGGGCTCGGGCAACAACCTGGACAGCCGACTGCCCAGGAACACGCCTATTGCCATACTCGCGCCAGGTATTCCCATCATCAGAAGGAAGAACAACGCGCCGTCGTGCCGGTGCGGATAGTCCGCGGTCACGATCTTGGCGCCCGCGCCACCTCGGCCAGCGCCGGAGCCGTCGATTCGCAGCTGCACGTCGACCGCGCCGACGCGCGGCCCCACCGAGTGGATCCGCTTGTCCTCGGTGCGTTCTTCGCCTTCCCACCGCACCTGCGCCTCGCAGACCGTGGTCAACCAGAGGTCGAGGGGATTCGTCGCGCACGACCGCACCTCGGCGACGCCGGTGCGGCGCACGGACGGCTCGGCCGAGGGCGTCAACCCGGTCCGCGACTGCACGCCGATGAACACCCAGATCCCGACCAGCAGGAAGGCGATACCGGCACCGATGGTCGGTCCCCAGCGCATCTCAGGCGTCCTCGTCCGGGTTGAGCGTGTCGTTGATCGACTTCGTGCCCTCCTTGACCGTCTTGGTGCCCAGGTGGTCGAGGGTGCGGCCGAGCCCGGACTCGGCCATCCGGTCCACCCTGTCGGTGTAGGC
It includes:
- a CDS encoding ATP-binding protein, which produces MEAIGRNHSFETALADLVDNSIDAGATHVLIRFVRGRGRLCSLYVVDNGRGIAPDRIDEAMTVGGRRAYGEADLGWFGLGLKAASFSQARELTVLSRAAGAVAVGRRWRLGEAKTHFLCDIVPESFAAQELDQDRGVPDSGSGTIVRWDEVGGFPATRDKDQVERFISRKVTAAGDHLGLVFHRLIESGRVSITFDVHEAGTAGPTSPIAVEPINPFGYLRPGATGFPKDLRATVDGQTLTFRCHIWPPRSTARQFKLNGRPAEYQGMYFYRRDRLLQPGGWEGVHAPHAKLQLARVEVEIDGDVEALLRMNPEKSRVQVRPEFGQACEAARAEDGTGFSDYFHLAEQVYQAGNKRRSTRKPMVPPGRGFTPGLRSTIEAEIESLRVDPVDLRWREFDDDQFFDIDRDERTIWLNKRYRKMLLGDRHGGLNDLPLIKTMIYLLMEDVFQGEYLGSRDKDNIELWKSLLTTAVRAERR